From the Saimiri boliviensis isolate mSaiBol1 chromosome X, mSaiBol1.pri, whole genome shotgun sequence genome, one window contains:
- the USP27X gene encoding ubiquitin carboxyl-terminal hydrolase 27 gives MDINEPSSVTTAPILSPSLQVRAATELLSDAGTLITHTFLTALPEKGLGHWNHMGAGYLGLDMRLKEAFGSSIPCPFHTTCPVDFHRNANPTVNCALEGSKLRLPYEKLMPGDLRRNRCIRKPSPPSPEPLSPLPIPQLDLSPRRTYCEEELSLLRIASKVCILSDLCEAEMVTFAGGWVQIHISTKHLKILVTPSTLTWTFLRVSSAEAIPDFSSLGSSSSRISSVSVLVAVPLVAGHKGKAFIERMLECFKELKQELTQEGQGPGRPSAGASAGGFPGASPASAAASFSESPFWVQLPQPPRSLRPGGGHPRSAWPPRRHAQWPPEPCEQGEEPPPEEAEEVEEAETAETAEKAERKVEAEAKVEGKAEAAGKVEAAGKVDATEKVETAGKVETAEGPGRRAELKLEPEPEPIREAEQEPKQELEDENPARSGGGGSSDEVPPPTLPSDPPRPPDPSPRRSRAPRRRPRPRPQTRLRTPPQPRPRPPPRPRPRRGPGGGCLDVDFAVGPPGCSHVNSFKVGENWRQELRVIYQCFVWCGTPETRKSKAKSCICHVCGTHLNRLHSCLSCVFFGCFTEKHIHEHAETKQHNLAVDLYYGGIYCFMCKDYVYDKDIEQIAKEEQGEALKLQASTSKEVSHQQCSVPGLGEKFPTWETTKPELELLGHNPRRRRITSSFTIGLRGLINLGNTCFMNCIVQALTHTPILRDFFLSDRHRCEMPSPELCLVCEMSSLFRELYSGNPSPHVPYKLLHLVWIHARHLAGYRQQDAHEFLIAALDVLHRHCKGDDVGKAANNPNHCNCIIDQIFTGGLQSDVTCQACHGVSTTIDPCWDISLDLPGSCTSFWPMSPGRESSVNGESHIPGITTLTDCLRRFTRPEHLGSSAKIKCGSCQSYQESTKQLTMNKLPVVACFHFKRFEHSAKQRRKITTYISFPLELDMTPFMASSKESRMNGQLQLPTNSGNNENKYSLFAVVNHQGTLESGHYTSFIRHHKDQWFKCDDAVITKASIKDVLDSEGYLLFYHKQVLEHESEKVKEMNTQAY, from the exons CCCAGTAGATTTTCACAGGAATGCGAATcctactgtgaactgcgcatTAGAGGGATCTAAGTTGCGCCTGCCTTATGAGAAGCTAATGCCTGGTGATCTGAGAAGGAACCGTTGCATCCGGAAACCATCACCCCCGTCCCCGGagcccctctctcccctccccatccccc AGTTGGATTTATCACCTAGGCGTACCTACTGCGAAGAGGAGCTGTCTCTCCTAAGGATAGCCTCCAAGGTCTGCATTCTGTCAGATCTTTGTGAGGCAGAAATGGTAACATTTGCCGGGGGTTGGGTCCAGATCCACATAAGCACAAAGCATCTAAAGATTTTGGTGACACCCTCCACAC TGACATGGACTTTCCTTAGAGTGTCTTCTGCAGAAGCCATCCCTGATTTCAGTAGCCTGGG cagcagcagcagcaggatttCTTCAGTGAGTGTGCTAGTTGCAGTTCCTCTGGTTGCAGGCCACAAAGGGAAGGCATTTATTGAAAGAATGCTAGAGTGCTTCAAAGAATTGAAACAAGAGCTGACTCAGGAAGGGCAGGGCCCAGGGCGACCCTCAGCT GGGGCTTCGGCGGGAGGATTCCCGGGGGCGTCGCCTGCTTCCGCCGCCGCCTCCTTCAGTGAAAGTCCCTTTTGGGTCCAGCTGCCACAGCCACCGCGCTCCCTCAGGCCGGGCGGGGGACACCCCAGGTCTGCGTGGCCCCCGCGCCGCCACGCCCAGTGGCCGCCCGAGCCCTGCGAGCAGGGGGAGGAGCCGCCGCcagaggaggcggaggaggtagAGGAGGCGGAGACGGCGGAGACGGCGGAGAAGGCGGAGAGGAAGGTGGAGGCGGAGGCGAAGGTGGAGGGGAAGGCGGAGGCGGCGGGGAAGGTGGAGGCAGCGGGGAAGGTGGACGCCACCGAGAAGGTGGAGACGGCGGGGAAGGTGGAGACGGCGGAGGGTCCGGGCCGCCGGGCTGAGCTCAAGCTGGAGCCCGAACCCGAGCCGATCCGGGAGGCGGAGCAGGAGCCGAAGCAGGAGCTGGAGGATGAGAACCCAGCGCGGAGCGGCGGTGGCGGCAGCAGCGACGAGGTTCCTCCCCCCACCCTTCCCTCCGACCCACCGCGGCCCCCCGATCCCTCTCCGCGTCGCAGTCGTGCCCCGCGCCGCCgaccccggccccggccccagaCCCGGCTCCGTACCCCGCCGCAGCCTAggccccggcccccgccccggccccggccccggcgcgGCCCTGGGGGCGGATGCCTGGATGTGGATTTTGCCGTGGGACCACCAGGCTGTTCCCACGTGAACAGCTTTAAGGTGGGAGAGAACTGGAGGCAGGAACTGCGGGTTATCTACCAGTGCTTCGTGTGGTGTGGAACCCCAGAGACCAGGAAAAGCAAGGCAAAGTCGTGTATCTGCCATGTGTGTGGCACCCATTTGAACAGACTCCACTCTTGCCTTTCCTGTGTCTTCTTTGGCTGCTTCACGGAGAAACACATTCACGAGCACGCTGAGACAAAACAACACAACTTAGCCGTAGACCTGTATTACGGAGGTATATACTGCTTTATGTGTAAGGACTATGTATATGACAAAGACATTGAGCAAATTGCCAAAGAAGAGCAAGGAGAAGCTTTGAAATTACAAGCCTCCACCTCAAAAGAGGTTTCTCACCAGCAATGTTCAGTGCCGGGCCTCGGTGAGAAATTCCCAACCTGGGAAACAACCAAACCAGAATTAGAACTGCTAGGGCACAACCCGAGGAGAAGAAGAATCACCTCCAGCTTTACGATCGGTTTAAGAGGACTCATCAATCTTGGCAACACGTGCTTTATGAACTGCATTGTCCAGGCCCTTACCCACACACCGATACTGAGAGATTTCTTCCTCTCTGACAGGCACCGATGTGAGATGCCGAGTCCCGAGTTGTGTCTGGTCTGTGAGATGTCGTCGCTGTTTCGCGAGTTGTATTCTGGAAACCCGTCTCCTCATGTGCCCTATAAGTTACTGCACCTGGTATGGATACATGCCCGCCATTTAGCAGGGTACAGGCAGCAGGATGCCCATGAGTTCCTCATTGCGGCGTTAGATGTCCTGCACAGGCACTGCAAAGGCGATGATGTCGGCAAGGCGGCCAACAATCCCAATCACTGTAACTGCATCATAGACCAAATCTTCACAGGTGGCCTGCAGTCTGATGTCACCTGTCAAGCCTGCCATGGCGTCTCCACCACGATAGACCCATGCTGGGACATTAGTTTGGACTTGCCTGGCTCTTGCACCTCCTTCTGGCCCATGAGCCCGGGGAGGGAGAGCAGTGTGAACGGGGAAAGCCACATACCAGGAATCACCACCCTCACGGACTGCTTGCGGAGGTTTACGAGGCCAGAGCACTTAGGAAGCAGTGCCAAAATCAAATGTGGTAGTTGCCAAAGCTACCAGGAATCTACCAAACAGCTCACGATGAATAAATTACCTGTCGTTGCCTGTTTTCATTTCAAACGGTTTGAACATTCAGCCAAACAGAGGCGCAAAATCACTACATacatttcctttcctctggaGCTGGATATGACACCGTTTATGGCCTCAAGTAAAGAAAGCAGAATGAATGGACAATTGCAGCTGCCAACCAATAGTGGAAACAACGAAAATAAGTATTCCTTGTTTGCTGTGGTTAATCACCAAGGAACCTTGGAGAGTGGCCACTATACCAGCTTCATCCGGCACCACAAGGACCAGTGGTTCAAGTGTGATGATGCCGTCATCACTAAGGCCAGTATTAAGGATGTACTGGACAGTGAAGGGTATTTACTGTTCTATCACAAACAGGTGCTGGAACATGAGtcagaaaaagtgaaagaaatgaacACGCAAGCCTACTGA